Proteins from one candidate division KSB1 bacterium genomic window:
- a CDS encoding rhodanese-like domain-containing protein, whose amino-acid sequence MAIQNISPQEAKDLLESDQDYVYVDVRSEFEFEQGHPAPAINIPIKQMNQSSQMLEDNPDFLEVLEANFPVDAKLIIGCAAGPRSAEACRILAQQGYQDLANVEGGFGGMRDMSGTVLKEGWMQLGFPVENGDGGERGYSALKKSKE is encoded by the coding sequence ATGGCAATTCAAAATATATCGCCCCAGGAAGCAAAAGATCTATTGGAAAGCGATCAAGATTATGTTTATGTGGACGTGCGCTCTGAATTCGAATTTGAGCAGGGGCACCCGGCGCCCGCAATTAATATTCCAATCAAACAGATGAACCAGTCGTCGCAGATGCTCGAAGATAATCCTGATTTTCTGGAAGTTCTTGAAGCCAACTTTCCTGTGGATGCGAAACTGATCATCGGCTGTGCAGCCGGACCCAGATCAGCGGAGGCCTGCCGGATTTTGGCGCAGCAAGGTTACCAGGATTTAGCCAACGTCGAAGGCGGGTTTGGCGGCATGCGGGATATGTCCGGCACAGTTCTCAAAGAGGGCTGGATGCAATTGGGCTTTCCCGTTGAAAATGGAGATGGCGGCGAAAGAGGTTATTCAGCCTTGAAGAAGAGCAAAGAGTAG
- a CDS encoding BamA/TamA family outer membrane protein, which translates to MKIPRFLNILVICLVSFILGIIDAQANDTLYGKVLKEIRITGARRTDVDIITRELASQIGEPYLKVNADKDYARLDKLDIFSYVKIQPLEAEAGVALEIEVQEIFPYLPFFSYEVTDENGFAAGAGFQSVNMLRRDIFFTGFARFGGATNIGIFLENPWFAGNHLSYTFEFFQRQRFNELDQFNETSTEFMLAIGSYIGENGRIGGRLSFLSIESDSSGRTLSSSNQDNLPTLGFFLGYDSRDLWSNPHTGWWNEVAISKSGGFPGADGDFWSIDIDIRRYLPIINRHTLALFSLVTLRTGGVGDEIPLHQDFHIGGTNSVRGWELDSRDGKNQFLNTAEYRFTLVEPKVLGLFGLTLDVGLQFAAFADLGIAWNQSDEFKKENFIGGYGFGLRFLVPFVNMFRFDFGFGEPGESFKVHIGAFAKPVAQRVRVR; encoded by the coding sequence TTGAAAATTCCAAGGTTTTTGAACATTCTGGTGATTTGCTTGGTAAGTTTCATTTTGGGAATCATCGATGCCCAGGCAAATGACACGCTTTATGGCAAAGTCCTGAAAGAAATCCGCATCACGGGGGCGCGCCGAACCGACGTCGATATCATCACCCGGGAGCTGGCTTCGCAAATCGGCGAGCCTTACTTAAAAGTAAATGCCGACAAGGACTACGCGCGGTTAGATAAACTCGACATTTTTAGTTATGTCAAAATTCAACCGCTTGAGGCGGAGGCCGGGGTGGCTCTCGAAATTGAAGTTCAGGAAATATTTCCTTACCTGCCTTTTTTTAGTTATGAAGTCACAGATGAAAACGGCTTTGCCGCAGGCGCGGGATTCCAGTCTGTGAATATGCTGCGACGCGACATCTTTTTCACCGGTTTTGCCAGGTTTGGCGGTGCGACCAACATCGGTATCTTCCTTGAAAATCCCTGGTTCGCCGGCAATCACTTGTCCTACACTTTTGAATTCTTTCAACGTCAAAGATTCAATGAACTCGATCAATTCAATGAAACCTCCACGGAATTTATGCTGGCGATCGGCAGCTACATTGGCGAGAATGGCAGAATCGGCGGGCGTCTCTCTTTCCTCTCAATCGAAAGTGATTCGAGTGGCCGGACGCTTTCCAGCAGCAATCAGGACAATCTGCCAACGCTTGGATTTTTTCTCGGTTACGACAGCCGCGACCTATGGTCAAACCCTCACACCGGCTGGTGGAATGAAGTTGCCATTTCCAAAAGCGGCGGTTTTCCGGGCGCTGATGGCGACTTCTGGTCGATCGACATCGATATCCGTAGATACCTGCCAATTATCAATCGCCACACCCTGGCTCTGTTTTCGCTGGTGACTTTAAGGACCGGTGGTGTGGGAGATGAAATTCCCCTGCATCAGGATTTTCATATCGGCGGTACCAACAGCGTGCGCGGCTGGGAGCTGGATTCGCGCGACGGCAAAAATCAATTCTTGAATACAGCTGAATACCGCTTTACTTTGGTAGAGCCAAAGGTATTAGGCCTGTTTGGGCTCACTCTGGATGTAGGATTACAGTTTGCTGCGTTTGCTGATTTAGGCATTGCCTGGAATCAAAGCGATGAATTTAAGAAAGAAAATTTTATCGGCGGCTACGGATTCGGCCTGCGGTTTTTGGTGCCCTTTGTAAACATGTTTCGCTTTGACTTCGGTTTTGGCGAGCCCGGGGAGAGCTTCAAAGTTCACATCGGTGCTTTTGCAAAGCCGGTGGCGCAGAGAGTTCGAGTGAGGTAA